One segment of Bacteroidales bacterium DNA contains the following:
- a CDS encoding 2-phosphosulfolactate phosphatase produces the protein MNNKKKIEVAFSPILYKYFDDKDAIVVVIDVLRATSAICTAFNNGVKKLIPVGTVKEARDFKNNGYMVAAERDGVVLDFADFGNSPFNFTKGNIKDKTIAYSTTNGTQAINIAKNSHEVIIGSFLNLDTVCKYITEKNKDVILLCAGWKNKFNIEDTICAGAIIEKLFAANQYETICDSANASIELWSVAKHDIVNFIEKAAQRHRLKRLGLDDVIEYCHTPNLCNVLPILKDGYLVDKLIDNTEKC, from the coding sequence ATGAATAATAAGAAAAAAATTGAAGTAGCTTTTTCTCCGATATTATACAAATATTTTGACGACAAAGATGCTATAGTTGTTGTAATTGATGTTTTACGCGCAACATCGGCTATATGTACTGCTTTTAATAACGGGGTGAAAAAGTTAATACCGGTTGGAACTGTTAAAGAAGCAAGAGATTTTAAAAACAATGGCTATATGGTTGCTGCTGAACGAGATGGAGTAGTTTTAGATTTTGCAGATTTTGGAAATTCCCCATTTAATTTTACTAAGGGAAATATTAAAGATAAAACAATTGCTTATAGTACAACAAATGGAACACAGGCAATAAACATAGCCAAAAATTCCCATGAAGTTATTATAGGTTCTTTCCTAAATCTTGATACGGTATGTAAATATATTACAGAAAAAAATAAAGATGTGATATTATTATGTGCAGGATGGAAAAACAAATTTAATATCGAAGATACTATCTGTGCAGGAGCAATTATTGAAAAATTATTTGCTGCAAATCAATATGAAACTATCTGTGATTCAGCTAATGCTTCAATAGAATTGTGGTCAGTTGCCAAACATGATATTGTGAATTTTATAGAAAAAGCTGCACAAAGACACAGATTAAAAAGATTAGGACTTGATGATGTTATTGAATATTGTCATACTCCAAATTTATGTAATGTTTTACCTATATTAAAAGATGGATATTTGGTTGATAAACTAATTGATAATACAGAAAAATGTTAA